In Vibrio atlanticus, the following proteins share a genomic window:
- the udk gene encoding uridine kinase, with the protein MSDNNQCVIVGIAGASASGKSLIASTIYNELREKVGDHQIGVITEDCYYSDQSHLSMEERVKTNYDHPNALDHDLLCEHLQQLMSGNAVEVPEYSYTEHTRTSETTTLTPKKVIILEGILLLTDPRLRKLMHASVFMDTPLDICLLRRVKRDVEERGRTMDTVLKQYQETVRPMFMQFIEPSKQHADIIVPRGGKNRIAIDVLKAHIAKLLKS; encoded by the coding sequence ATGTCTGATAATAATCAATGTGTCATCGTAGGTATCGCTGGCGCTTCAGCTTCAGGAAAAAGCCTGATCGCGAGTACGATTTATAATGAGCTGCGCGAAAAAGTAGGCGACCATCAAATTGGTGTTATCACGGAAGATTGCTATTACAGCGACCAAAGTCACTTGAGTATGGAAGAGCGAGTTAAAACTAACTACGACCACCCAAATGCACTAGATCATGACCTTTTATGCGAACACCTACAGCAGCTAATGAGTGGCAATGCCGTGGAAGTTCCTGAATACAGCTACACAGAGCACACACGCACTTCTGAAACGACTACACTTACTCCTAAGAAAGTGATCATTTTAGAAGGTATTCTGCTTCTGACAGACCCGCGTCTTCGTAAACTAATGCACGCAAGCGTATTTATGGATACACCGTTGGACATCTGTTTACTACGTCGCGTTAAGCGTGATGTAGAAGAGCGTGGTCGAACAATGGATACGGTACTTAAACAATACCAAGAAACAGTACGCCCAATGTTCATGCAGTTTATCGAGCCTTCAAAACAACATGCAGACATCATCGTTCCTCGTGGTGGTAAAAACCGTATTGCGATTGATGTGCTAAAAGCGCATATTGCGAAGTTGTTGAAGTCTTAA
- a CDS encoding AsmA family protein translates to MKKLLIFIAVPVFVVVAAILVLVLLVNPNQFKPLIVEQAQKYTGLELVIEGDISWQFFPSIGFELGQTELRNPEGFTQPNLFKVDTVGVDVSVTPLFSNQLEIGNITLDGAEFYLETLKDGRKNIDALTQASAPKESEPAADTSSEATPAPQEQTSTDTSGWTINLAGVTVSNALFEMDDKQAGSFTKLYDVSLSLSEFAVDTWTAATFAASGENNQQKFSANGSAEFKLAEGFASYALRNIDLNAKFNDPATSIESAKIGLNTFEFDKVNQLTYAVIGNAAGLDLDLKGGGDLTVDSAISKITLNKLTLDSTFKGETLPQSPMKVDMLSDLSFDLTKSHLSFVLEKLQANAIALDGKAEITLSEIPKVRFSLHSPNIDLDEFLGLGNTEETASAAPSDSAGGSTSNTTASSTSSSDNSAPAKEVEPDLSALKTLDVKGNITIDKFKANNAKMQNVKTAFSVNRGIADLTSFTSNLYQGSISATARLDARKTPATYTAKKKIKGVKVQPLLVDVANNDTLEGTGNIDVNVKGKSLTPTGIKKNLVGTIAINFEDGAVNGINIAQLIRENYAKIKGEKVESKDESQKTDFSAMKATLKVDKGWVSTNDLSAQSPLLRVTGQGKANFINETVDFLVRTSIVGSLEGQGGKSIDDLKDVTIPIKVTGQWADPKFGLVFDDVLKQKAEKEIDRGIKKLEEKYGDKIKDEKTRDAVNGLLKGLFN, encoded by the coding sequence ATGAAGAAACTACTCATTTTCATAGCTGTACCAGTGTTTGTTGTCGTTGCAGCAATTCTGGTACTAGTGCTGTTAGTGAATCCCAACCAATTTAAGCCATTAATTGTCGAACAAGCCCAAAAATACACAGGCCTAGAGCTCGTGATCGAGGGTGATATCAGTTGGCAATTCTTCCCATCTATTGGCTTCGAACTTGGTCAAACTGAATTACGTAACCCTGAAGGGTTCACTCAACCAAACCTGTTTAAGGTTGATACGGTTGGCGTTGATGTTTCGGTTACTCCGCTATTTAGCAATCAACTAGAGATCGGCAATATCACTCTAGATGGTGCAGAATTTTATTTAGAAACGCTTAAAGATGGTCGCAAGAACATCGATGCGCTCACACAAGCGTCTGCTCCTAAGGAGTCTGAACCTGCAGCGGATACAAGTTCTGAAGCAACACCGGCGCCTCAAGAGCAAACTTCTACAGACACATCTGGTTGGACGATCAATCTTGCAGGTGTAACAGTCTCAAACGCATTGTTTGAGATGGACGACAAGCAAGCAGGTTCATTCACTAAGCTATACGATGTGTCTTTGAGTCTTTCTGAGTTTGCCGTTGATACATGGACGGCCGCGACGTTTGCGGCTTCTGGTGAAAACAACCAACAGAAGTTCTCTGCAAATGGCAGTGCTGAATTCAAATTAGCGGAAGGCTTTGCAAGCTACGCATTACGAAATATTGACCTTAATGCGAAGTTCAATGATCCAGCAACGTCGATCGAGTCAGCGAAGATTGGCTTAAATACGTTTGAGTTCGATAAGGTTAACCAACTGACTTATGCGGTGATTGGTAATGCTGCTGGTCTTGACCTTGATCTTAAAGGTGGCGGTGACTTAACTGTCGATAGCGCGATCTCAAAAATAACATTGAACAAGTTAACATTAGACTCAACATTCAAAGGTGAAACGCTTCCTCAATCACCAATGAAAGTGGATATGCTGTCTGACTTAAGCTTTGATCTAACGAAGAGTCACTTGAGCTTTGTGCTAGAGAAGCTGCAAGCTAACGCTATCGCACTAGACGGTAAAGCGGAAATCACTTTATCTGAAATACCAAAGGTTCGTTTTTCTCTTCATAGCCCGAACATCGATTTAGATGAGTTCTTAGGCCTAGGTAATACAGAAGAAACAGCGAGCGCTGCGCCTTCTGATTCTGCTGGTGGCTCAACTTCAAATACTACAGCTTCTTCGACGTCAAGTTCAGATAACTCGGCTCCTGCGAAAGAAGTAGAACCTGATCTGTCAGCTCTGAAAACGCTCGATGTGAAAGGTAATATCACAATCGATAAGTTCAAGGCGAACAACGCAAAAATGCAGAACGTGAAAACTGCGTTCTCAGTTAACCGTGGTATCGCAGATCTGACATCGTTTACCTCGAATCTTTACCAAGGCTCTATCTCGGCAACAGCACGATTAGATGCACGCAAGACGCCTGCGACTTACACGGCTAAGAAAAAGATTAAAGGCGTAAAAGTACAACCGTTACTGGTTGACGTAGCGAACAACGATACGCTGGAAGGTACCGGTAATATCGATGTTAACGTTAAAGGTAAGAGCTTGACGCCAACAGGAATCAAGAAGAACTTGGTAGGTACTATTGCGATTAACTTTGAAGATGGTGCGGTTAATGGCATCAACATCGCGCAACTGATTAGAGAAAACTACGCTAAGATCAAAGGCGAAAAAGTCGAAAGCAAAGATGAGTCTCAAAAGACAGATTTTAGTGCAATGAAAGCAACACTCAAGGTTGATAAAGGTTGGGTTTCAACGAACGACCTATCGGCACAGTCGCCTCTTTTACGCGTGACAGGTCAAGGTAAAGCAAACTTCATCAATGAAACGGTCGACTTCCTGGTTCGCACGTCAATTGTTGGTTCGCTTGAAGGCCAGGGTGGTAAGAGCATTGATGATCTCAAAGATGTGACGATTCCAATTAAGGTAACCGGCCAGTGGGCTGACCCGAAATTTGGGCTTGTTTTTGATGATGTGTTGAAACAGAAAGCTGAAAAAGAGATTGATCGCGGTATTAAGAAACTTGAAGAAAAATACGGTGACAAGATCAAAGATGAGAAAACTAGAGATGCAGTCAATGGTTTACTCAAAGGCTTGTTTAACTAA